The following proteins are encoded in a genomic region of Brachypodium distachyon strain Bd21 chromosome 1, Brachypodium_distachyon_v3.0, whole genome shotgun sequence:
- the LOC100823945 gene encoding DNA-repair protein XRCC1, translating to MPESSSDPGNGKGGKRSLPSWMGSGDGGEGSSPGKKKHTEESHETDQRMPDFSKLLDGVVFVLSGFVNPERGRLRSQALDMGAVYRPDWSPDCTLLVCAFASTPKFRQVQSENGTIVSKEWISESHSQRKLVDIEPYLMHAGKPWRQNKELAESSQDRKKPHKEHEKQLEQSHVKSPPAAKAGHSDATSKHFSPSNIKQWALDDFAKTVSWLESQEEKPEPNELKAIAAEGVITCLQDAIETLDQGNDIEGVADQWSFVPHVVDELVRLDTRRSGRSLSKKQLTELAIKCKNIYQAEFAHMDSDDKKGKEHQSNSPSVNRPGKITSGDAQYDSDDTIEMTEEEIDLACRQFSGISS from the exons ATGCCGGAATCGAGTTCAGATCCTGGCAATGGTAAAGGCGGCAAGAGGAGCCTCCCTTCCTGGAtgggctccggggacggcggcgagggaagCAGCCCAGGCAAGAAGAAACACACGGAGGAGAGCCACGAGACGGATCAGCGAATGCCGGATTTCTCCAAACTTTTG GATGGGGTCGTGTTTGTGCTGTCAGGGTTCGTGAACCCTGAGAGGGGCAGATTGCGCTCCCAGGCGCTGGACATGGGAGCTGTGTATCGGCCTGACTGGTCGCCGGATTGCACCCTTCTTGTTTGCGCATTTGCCAGCACCCCCAAGTTTCGACAAGTCCAGTCGGAGAATGGAACCATTGTCTCAAAG GAATGGATCTCAGAATCTCACAGCCAAAGAAAACTTGTTGACATTGAGCCTTACCTTATGCATGCTGGAAAGCCATGGCGACAAAATAAAGAGCTAGCTGAATCCAGTCAAG ATCGAAAGAAGCCACATAAAGAGCATGAAAAGCAACTTGAGCAGTCTCATGTCAAGTCACCGCCCGCTGCTAAG GCAGGACATTCAGACGCTACTAGCAAACATTTTTCGCCCTCAAATATTAAACAATGGGCACTGGATGATTTTGCGAAGACGGTATCATGGTTGGAGAGCCAAGAAGAGAAG CCAGAGCCAAACGAATTAAAGGCAATAGCTGCTGAAGGGGTAATCACTTGTCTGCAGGATGCGATAGAAACTCTCGATCAAGGCAAT GATATTGAGGGAGTGGCAGATCAGTGGAGCTTTGTCCCCCATGTTGTTGATGAACTGGTGCGTCTGGATAcaagaagaagcgggcgatcCTTATCTAAAAAACAACTCACTGAATTGGCAATAAAATGCAAGAATATTTACCAGGCTGAGTTTGCCCACATGGATAGTGATGACAAGAAGGGCAAGGAGCATCAAAGCAATTCTCCCAGTGTTAATCGGCCCGGGAAGATTACATCTGGTGATGCTCAGTACGACAGTGATGATACAATTGAGATGACGGAGGAAGAGATCGATCTTGCTTGCAGACAGTTCTCAGGGATCAGTAGCTAG